The sequence CGTCGGTGAGTTGATACAGGTTCTGTCGGGCGTCGGCGAAGTAGACGTCCTCGTCGACGACGTCGATCCCCTCGAGCCGTTCGAGCGCGTAGCGGACCGTCCGAGCCGACAGCATCGACTCCTGGACGATCCCCTTCTGTGTCAGCGGGCCGTTGTATTCGAGCACCTTGAATACCAACTTCGCGCTCGGCGGAAGGTCGCCGAGACTCTCCTGTTCTGCCTCTGCCATCGTGGAAATTCATTATCCGGACGGTGATAAACCTTCGTGAGTCGGGGCGAGCACGTCCGCCGGAGGAGGACCCGGGACGGCCGGCGGTTACGCCGCTTCGAGTTCGATCGACGGCCGGAAGGGGACCGCGCCGGCCTCGTCGTCGGCCTCGACGTCGACGACGATCTCGGCGTCGAACTCGGCGCCGAGGAAGTCCGCGGCGTCCCGGTAGACCGCCGCCTCGTCGAGGTCCGACAGCGCGGCGAGTTCGTCGGCGTCACGCGCTCGTGCGAACTCGATCAGTTCCGACACCAGATCGTTGACCGCGTCGCCCCGGTCCCGGAGGTCGGGGTCACTCATCACCTCGCTCATCACCGCGCCCTGGTCTGTGCCGACCGCGGCGACGGTGCCGAACACGCCGTGCTTCCAGTCGGCCGCAACCGTCACCCGGATCCGGTCGGGGTCGGCCTCCGGAACGTCATCGTCGGCGTTCCGGAGGGACTGCTGGATCCCCTGGATGTCGTCGACCAGCCGCTCGACCTGCGTCTCGGCGGCCTCGACCCCCCGATCGAGGAACGCGTCGTCGGCCTCGGGCCACGGCGCGTCCTCCGCGGGCGTCCCCGTCAGCCGCTCGTGGAGTTCGTTCGCGAGGAACGGGACGAACGGCGCGAGCAGCCGCAGCCGGGTTTCGAGAACCTCCCGTAGCGTCCACCGCGCGCTTGGCGCCGAGAGGTCCGCGCGTCGACGGTACCACCGCAGATCCTCCTCGAAGTCGTAAAAGGCGGCCTGGCTCGCAGTCCGGGTTTCGGAGCCGTCAAGCGCCTCGGTCACGTCGGCGACGGTGCGCTGGAGCCGCGACAGCAGCCACCGGTCGGCGGTGGACGGCTCCGGCCGCTCGTCGGGACCGGGGTCGTCGATGATAGCCGCCGCACGGTTCCAGAACCGCTCCAACTGCGCCCGTACCGACTCGACCTGTTCGGTCCGCCAGTCGTAGTCCTGCCACGGCTCCGCGGAGTTCAAGAGGAAGAAGCGGACCGTGTCCGCGCCGTACTCCTCGATCGCGGCGTCGGGCAGGACGACGTGGCCCTTCGACGACGACATCTTCTCGCCTTCGAGCAGCCCCATCCCCATTATCACGATCCCCGCGGGCCACTCCTCGGGATCGAACAGCTCCGCGTGGTGCAGCAGGTAGAACGTGAGGTGATTCGAGATGAGGTCGTTCGCGGAGAACCGGTAGGTCACCGGGTACCAGTACTGCCACTCCGCGCGGAGGTCCAGCGCCCGCTCGTCGGGGTCTTCGACCGCATCCTCGCCGTAGAACAGCGCGTCGAAGAACTCCCGGTCAAGGTCCTCGATCGGGATCTCACCCAGCCGGTGGGCGATGGTGTAGTACGCCATATAGATCGTCGAGTCCGACAGCGGCTCGATCACGAACTCGTCGTCCCACGGCAGCCGGGTCCCCAGCCCGTAGTTCCGGATACAGGGCCACTCGTTCAGCCAGTCGATGGTGTGGTCGTACTCCCCGCGGGTGTTCTCGGGGATTGCCTCCATCCGGGAGACGGCGTCGTGGGCCTTCGCCTTCCAGGCCTCGTCGTTGTACCGCAGGAACCACGTGTCCTGTTCGGCGACCACGACGTCGCCGCCGCACCGGCAGACGACCTCCTCGGAGAACTCCCGCATCGAATCGAACGCCCCCGACTCCCGGTGGGCGTCGCGGAACCGCCCGCGAACCGCCTCGACGACCTCGCCGGCGAACTCGCCGTACTCCTCGTTCAACCGCCCGGAATGGAACTCGCTGTTGTAGAGTTCGCGGGTGACCGCCTCCAGGTCGGGGTCGGTGCTGGATTCGATTCCCGCCGCTTCGACCGCGGTCTTCGCGGGAATCTCGCCGTAGCCCTCGACCGAGAGGATCGGCACCGGCTCGATTTCGTCGACGGCGGCGGGGTCGATCCCATATGCCGACAGGCGGTCGTCGTCGGCCTTCGCCTCCTGGAGCGCGAGGTAGTCGTCGGGTGAGTGCGCCGGCACCGACATCACCACGCCGGTGGCGTTGTCGGCGTCGACGAAGTCGGCGGGCAACACCAGCACGTCGTCGCCGGTCACGGGGTTCTCGACCCGCCGGCCGACCAGGTGGTCGCCGGCCACGGTGCGCTTCGGGGTGACCTCCCGGCCCTGGAGTTGGAGCTTCTCGACGGCGGGCGCGGAGACGAACCACTCCTCGCCGTCGACGTCGGCGAGCACGTAGCTGGCGTCGGGGTCGATGTAGGCGTTGGTGACGCCGCGGACGGTCTCGGGCCGAAGCGTCGCCATCGGGACCACGGTGTCGCCGTGGCCGAACCGGATCAGGGTGTACTCCTGGAACTCCGCTTCCTCGCCTTCAAGGAGGTCGTGGGTGGTGACGGGCTGCTCCTCGTTGGTGCAGTACTTCACGGGGTGGAGGCCCTTCTCCAGGAGGCCCCGCTCTTTCAGCGTCTCGTACTGCCAGGTGATGAACTTCGAGTAGCGGTCGTCGTTGGTGGTGAACTCCCGGCGCCAGTCGATCGAGAGGCCGAGATCGCGCATCCCCTTCTTGTAATGGTTCTCGATGAAGTGCCGGGCGTACCCCATCGGGGTCTCCAGCTCTTCGAGGGTGTCCTCGGCGACGTTGTAGGTGTCGCGGAGGACCGACAGCTGGTCCTCCTCGCCCTTCTTCAGCCGCTCGACCGCGCCGATGATCGGCGTACCGGTGACGTGCCACGCGATCGGGAAGAGGACGTTGTCGCCCTGCTGGCGCCGGTACCGGGCGTAGACGTCCGGGACGGTGTAGGTCCGGGCGTGGCCGATGTGCATCCCGCCGCTGGGGTACGGGTACGGGACGGTGATGAACGTGGGGTCGTCGTCGCCGCCCGCCGCGTCGGCGGGGTCGGCCTCGTAGCGGCCCTCCTCGGCCCACCGCTCCCGCCAGCGGGCTTCGAGCGCTTGCGGGTCGTAGTCGCTCATACCTGTCCCCTGGCGACGCCGCGGTAAAATATCTCCTAACTCGGGGCGGGCGAAATCCCGCCGAGACGCAAACGTAAAGCCGCCGGCCGACGGCTCGCCGGTATGCACGCGGACGCGGTCGTCCTCGACATCGACGGGGTGTTGATCGACGTGGCCGACTCCTACCGGCGCGCGATCGTCGAGTCCGTCGAGCGGCTGTACGGCCGGACGGTCGACCGCGCCGACGTCCAGTATTTCAAGGACGCCGGCGGGTTCAACAACGACTGGGACGTGACCGACGCGGTCGCGCTGTACGTCCTCGCCGACGAGCGCGACCCGCTGGACCTCCCGGCGTTCGCCGAGCGGATCCGCGAGGCAGGTGGCGGTCTCGCCGCCGCCAAGTCGGTCCTCGAAGACGACCTCTCTTCCGACGACCTCGCGGCCGTCCGCGACGCGTGGGATTCGGAGGCGCTCCGCGACGCGTTCCAGGCGCTGTATCTCGGCACCGACCTGTATCGGGAGTTGGAGGGCGGCGACCCGCCGTTCGACGCGCCCGGCTACATCCACGACGAGCCGGTCCTGGTCGACCCCGACACGCTCGACCGGTTGACGTCGGGCGCAGCGGTGGGCGTCCTCACCGGCCGGCCCGCCGCCGAGGCCGACATCGCGCTGGACCGCGTCGACCTCGACGTCCCCGACCGCCACCGGTTCACGATGGACGACTGGGCGGCGGGCAAGCCCGACCCCGCGGCACTTGTCACGCTGGCCGAACGGTTCGACGCGGCGGCGGTCGCGTTCGCGGGCGACACCCTCGACGACGTGCGGACGGCGGTCAACGCCGCCGCCGAGGACCCCGACCGGGACTACCACGGGATCGGCGTGCTCACCGGCGGGCTGACCGGGGAATCGGGACGCGAGGCGTTCGAATCGGTCGGTGCCGACGCGGTCGTCGAGACGGTCAACGACCTTCCCGGGGTCGTGTTCGGGGGCGAGGAGACGTGACCGCCGTGGGTGGCGACGGACACCCTTATTCCTCGGCTCGCCAAACGACGACCGATGGACCTGCTCCGCGTCGAACGCCTCGGGTGGGCGACCGTCTTCGCCGCCGTGGTGGCGCTCGTGGTCGCGTACGCGCTGTTTCCGGCCGGGACCGGCGTCCCGCGGCCGGTCGTCGCGGCGGTCGTCTTCGCCCTCGTCGGACCGGTGGCCGCTCGGCTCGCCCGGAACGCGGCGTCGCCGAGTGCGAAACTCGGCGATCAGACGATCCAGTTCGTGGTCTTCTTCGTCGTCGCGGCCGGCGGGCAGGTCGGGCTGGCGACGCTGGGGTACGAGGGGTTCGGCCCCCGGCTGGCCGCGTTCGCCGCCGGGTGGCTGGTCGCGGCCCGGGCGAAGCGGCTGAACCCACGGCGGCGCGGGGAGCGCCCGGCGTGAACGGGGTGGCGGGATGACCGACGTCCGGCGGAACTTCCTCCGGTTCGCGACGGTCGTCGTCGTGGCCGACGCCGTGGGGCTGGGCGCGTGGTCACTCCTCCCGGTGGGGACTGGGATCCGGACCGGCGTCCTCTTCGGGACGCTCGTGGTCGCGCCGCTGCTCGGATTCCTGCTCGTGTACGCACCGTCGGCGTCGCGAGCGGGCGGGTGACGCGGTGATCCCGGAGACACCGGCAGGGGTACCCGGTCACGCAACCCTTTAGCGGCGCGCAGCCACACCGACACGTATGCGAATCGCACTTCTGGGCGGGACGGGCGACATCGGCGAGGGGCTCGCGCTCCGGTGGGGGTATCACTCCGGCCACGACGTCGTGATCGGCTCCCGCGACCCCGACGCCGCACACGCCGCGGCCGACGACTACGAGGCGACGTTGGAATCGCACGGCAGCGACGCGAAGATCACCGGCTTCGAGAACGCGATGGCGGCCGACCGCGCCGACGTGATCGTGCTCGCGGTCCCGCCGTACCACGTCGCCGACACCGTCGAGGCCGTCGCCGACAACGTGGGCGCCGGCGACATCCTCGTCACCCCTGCCGCGGGGCTCACCCGCGACGAGGACGGCTTCCACTACCACCCGCCGAGCGCCGGCAGCGTCACGGCCCTCGTTGCCGACGCTGCGCCCGACGAGGTCCCGGTCGTCGGCGCGTTCCACTCGCTCGCGGCCGGCCGGCTCGCCGACCTCAACGCCGACCTCGACGTCGACACCCTGCTGCTCGCCGACGACGAGGACGCGAAGGACACGGTCGCGGGGCTGGCGGCGGACATCGACGGGATCCGCCCGCTCGACGCCGGCGGGCTGGCGAACGCCGCGGAGGTGGAGTCGCTGACGCCGCTGCTCATCAACGTCGCCCAGCGGAACGACGGCCTGTCGGACCTCGGCGTGCGGTTCCGATAGCCGAACGTTCCTGCACCCGCGCGGACAGCGGTGCCGCGCGGCAACGACCGATGGGACGCTGTGCGGCCGTCGCTCGCAGTACCGGAGTTCGGGTGCGAAGGGTTGCGAGCACCGTTGCACCCGGAGTGGGCGACGGTCGTGTGGCGCGCAATTGATAATAAACTTTTATTATGTTTGGGTGCCGTCGTTCAGCCGATGATGGCGCTGGTACGTCTCGGATAGCACTCCGACGGTGGCACAGCCTCCAGACTGCCGCACACCAACCATCCGATGACGACACACGACAACGCCGACCCAGACGAACAGGACGAAACTGATTACCCGGACTCGACCGAGGCCGGCTCTCCAACGCGTGACGGCCGTTCGGTGCCGTTGATGCCCCGTCACGGCCCTCGGCCCGGACACCTGACCTGACCGCAATGGAACGCCGCCACGTTCGGGCGGCTATGCGGACGGGACGTCGTCGCCGTCGAACCCGGCATCGTGGACGAAGCGACAGATCCCCGGTAGACGCTCAAAACCGATCCCGGAGCTCCGTACGGAGGTCATCCAGCGAGGCCTCTTCCATCGCGAGCACTACGAGCAGGTGATAGACCAGATCCGCGCTTTCCGCCAGCAACTCCTCGCGGTCGTCGTCTTTCGCCGCCAGGATCGTCTCGGTCGTCTCCTCGCCGAGCTTCTCCAAGACGGCGTTTTCGCCCTTCTCGTGGGTAAACAGCGACGCGGTGTAGGAGCCCTCCGGGAGCGTCTCCTTCCGATCCTCGATCGTGTCGAACAGCTCGTCCAGCACCTCCGGCGGGGGAGTGTCTGCGTCCATACCACCAGATGCCGCGGTCGGCGGAAGAATCGACCGATTCGGGCGGGCCCGGCGGCGGGCCCGCCCGACCGCCGCCCGTCAGGATGATACGCCTTCGGTCTGGATCGGACCGTATGGTACTGGTGCAGGCGCTGTCGTACACGGCGCTGGCGGTCGTGGCCGCCCTGGTCGGCGGCGTGGTCGCCGTCTACCGGCCGCCCGGCCCGCAGATGGAGAGCAACGTCCAACACTTCGCGGCCGGGGTCGTCACTGCCGCCGTCGCCGCGGAGTTGCTGCCGGAGGTCCACGAGCGGGCGCCGCAGGTCGTCGTCCTCGGGTTCGCCATCGGGGTCGTGACGATGCTCGGGATCCACCGACTGAGCAAAACGATCGAGAAGCGCGACGTGGGCGGCCAGTTCGCGGGCGCGGCCGGCCTACTCATCACCGTCGGGATCGATATGCTCATCGACGGGGTGTTGATCGGGGTCACCTTCCTCGACAACCCCGACACCGGCGTCATCATCGCGGTGGCGCTGGCGATCGAGGTGCTGTTTCTCGGCGTCGCCGGCGTCGTCGCGCTCCCGCAGGGGATGGGCGTGCTCCGGAAGCTCTCGGTTCCGGCCGTGTTCGGGCTGCTGCTCGCGTCGGGCGTGACCGGCGGCGTGCTTCTGCTTGAGGGGGTGACCGGCGCCCCGATCGCGGTCATCCTCGCGTTCGGCTCGGCGGCGCTGCTGTATCTCGTCACCGAGGAACTCCTCGTGAAGGCCGGGAAGGTGCCCGAGACGCCGGTGTCGACGACGCTGTTTTTCGTCGGCTTTCTCTCGATCTTCCTGCTCGATATGTTCCACTGAGGTGCGGTAGCCCCGGGTTTTTGATCCGGCCGACTACGCCGGGTGGACGGTGATCCGCTGTTTCCGGTCGATCGCGGCTTCGAGTTCGTCGGCGATGGCGCTGCCGCGGGAGACCTGGACCTCGCCGCCGCGACCCACCGTCGCCGTAAAGAGGTACTCGCCGTCGGCGCGGACCTCCACGGTCTCGCCGACGTGTTCGTCCAGCCGGATCGCCACGTGGCGGGAGGTGACCTCCGGGGTGACGGTGATGCCGTCGTCGCCGCCGCTCGGAGCGCCGCCCCCGCCGGGACTGCCGGAACCGCCGCCGTGGCCGCCGGGTCGCTCGTCGTGCGTCCGGACGTCGATGTCGATGCCGAGCCGGTCCTCGACGTCGGAGATGCGGCCGCCGCCCTTCCCGATCACGCTGGAGATGTCGTCGTCGTCGACGTAGACGATCGCGGTGTTTTGCCCCTGTAGCTCCACGTCGACGTGGCCGCGGGCGATCGATTTGATCTCGCGTTCGACCTCCTGGCGGGCCAGCCGGCTGACGCCGCTTTCCTCCTCTTGAGTGTCGCCGATCGGCACCGTGATGACCTGGCGGTTGAACGTGTAAATCTCGTACTCCGGCTTTCCGGTCTCGAAGTCCGCGACCTGTATCACCGGCCGCGCGAGGTCCTCCGCCGTGAGACCCTCGGGGACCTTCACCTCGGTCGTGACGTCGTAGACGGTGTCGACGCGGCCGTCCTCGATATAGACGACGGTGTCGACGACCTGGGGGATCATCCCGAGTTCGACCCGGCCCACCAGCCGCTGGAGCGCGTCGATCGCGCGGGTGGCGTGGACGACGCCGACCATCCCGACGCCCGCCAGGCGCATATCCGCGAACACCCCGAAGTCCTTCGTCTTCCGGACCTCGTCGTAGATGGTGTAGTCCGGGCGGACCAAGAGGAGCGAGTCGGCGGTCTTCTCCATATCCCCGCCGAGGGCGGTGTACTGGGTGATGTCGGCGCCGACCTGGAGGTCACGGGGTTTCTCCATCGTCTTCACCGCGTAGTCGCTGTCGGTCAGGAACTCCGCGACCGCCTGCGCGAACGTCGACTTCCCGGCGCCGGGCGACCCCGAGATGAGAACCCCGCGCTGGCGCTCCTTCAGGCGGTCCTTCAGTTCGTCGGCGAACTCGTAGTCCTCCAGGTCGGTCTTGACGATCGGCCGGACGGCGGTGATCTCGATCCCGTCGGCGAAGGGCGGCCGGGCGACCGCGATCCGGTAGTCCCGGAACTGCACGATGCTCATTCCGGGCTCTGAGAGTTCGAGAAAGCCGTCGGGGCTGCTCCGGGCGGTCTCCTCGATGTCGTCGGCCCACTCCTTCATCGTGGCCTCGTCGGTCACCTCGTCGTCGATCGTCTGGTAGCTCATCTCGCCGATGGCGCCGCGTTTGGCCTTCGGTCGCGTGCCGGTCTTGAGGTGGACCGACATCGTGCGCTCGTCGAAGAAGTCCTCGATGACGAGCCCGCCGGAGCCTCTGACTCTGGGTTCGACGTAGTCGACGTCGAGGCCCTTCGCCTTCGCAACCTCGGATTGGACCACGTCGCTGGTAAGCAGCGTCGCGCCCTCCTCCTCGGCGACCGACCGAATCAGCGCGTCGATGTCGCCCTCGTGGGCGCCGCTCGACTCGCTGGGTTTCGTCCGCCGGCCGACGTACCGGACCTCCACGGCCCCCGCGTCTGCGAGGTCGGCGAGCCGCTGGAGCTCCTCGAGCCCCTCCCACCCGGCGTCGAGGCCGTCGTTGGCCTGGGATTCGAGCTCGCCGACGACCGCCTCCGGAACCGACACCGTCGCAACGTCGCCCGACTCGACCCGCTCGGACACGCGACCGTCGATGACCGCGCTCGTGTCCGGTACGATATGCATACCCGGAGGTTCGGTCGTCGGACTGATAAGGCTATAGACTCGGCGCCTGGGGCGGCGGCAGCGGTCCTCCGTGGCGCGAGTGACGCCGGCCCTGACGGTCGAGGGACCGCCTACTCCCCGGCCGATCGGTTCTGGAACCACTCCGCGAACTTCGCCAGCGCGCGGCCGCGGTGGGAGACCGCGTTCTTCTCGGCGGGACTCATCTCCGCGAGCGTCCGCCCGTCGTGTTCGAAGATGGGGTCGTAGCCGAACCCGCCGTCGCCGCGGGGTTCGACCAGCCGGCCCCGGACCGACCCGTAGAACAGCTTCACCGGGAGGGCGTCGTCGGCCGCGGGGTCGTTGCCGTCACCGTCGGCGTCCTCTGCACCCGCGGCCGCCGCGGCGCTGCGGTCCGCGCGGTCGACCGGGTCCGGCGTCGCCGCGAACGCGTCGCCGTCGCAGTACGCCAGCACGCAACGGAACGCCGCCCGCTGCGGGGCGTCGAGTTCGCTCGCCGCGAGGCGCTGGACGGTCTCGATCCCCAGCGTATGCTCGACGTAGGCGGTGTACGGGCCGGGAAAGCCGTCGAAGCCGTCGACGAACAGCCCGGAGTCGTCGACCACGACTGGTTCGCCGGCGTGGCGGTATGCCTCCCGGGCGCCGTGGGCCGCGATCGGCCCCAACTCCGAGGCCTGGACCTCGGTGTAGTCGTAGTCCAGCTGTTCGACGCCGTCGAGGTACTCCCGGGCCTCCCGGACCTTCCCCGAGTTGGTCGTGACGTAGCGGAGCATCCGCGAGGATCTGCGACGGCGCCGGAGAAAGCCCCGTCGGTTCCGCGTCGGGACGGGAGCCCTGAGAACGGGGCGTCAGCATCGCGTCGGCGCCGCGCCGGCCGCGGCTCAGTCGACGACGACTTCGACCGGATCGTCCTCGTCGCCGTCGTCGGGCTCCGCCTCCGCGTCGCCGGCGCCGTTCTCCTGCCACAGAAGCACACCTACGACCGCGAGCACAACCCACGACCGCCAACTGGCGAGGTTGAGCGTGTAGCCGATACCGAACGGCTTCCGGACGAGCATCCCGTTGCCGGGCTGCCAGTGGGAGGACAGCAGCCGACCGATCGAGGGGCGCTCGAAGTTGTACGGGATGCCGAGGATCTCGCCTTGCTTCGGTTTGTCTGCCATACCCGACGGTACGCCAGGCAGGAGTAAATCGTTTGTCACTGCGGGCCGACCCCCGGAATCGGCGGCCGGAGCGGGGAGGGGTGGACGGCGATCGACGGCGGACGCAGAGCGGAAGGGAGCGACGACCGCCGCACCCTACCCCTGATACCGGCCGCGGCCCTCGATCTCCCGCAGTCGAGCCAGGACGTCGTCGTCGCCGGCTTCGGCGTAGCCCGCCTCGAACGCCGACAGCAACGGCTCGGGATCGGTCGCCGTCCCCGCCACGCTCCCCCGGAAGACGTGGAGGTCCATCGCGTGGTCCTCGACGTGGTCGGTGTAGTAGCCGAGTCCGAAGTCGATGAGGAACACCTCGTCGTCGCCGTCGCCGATCCGGACGTTCCGGGTGGTCGGGTCGCCGTGGACGAACCCCGCGCCGTGGATCGTCGCGAGATGGCGGCCGACCGCCCGACACCGGTCCGGCGTCACCCCGGCGGCGAGGTCGTCGGAACCGACCCGCCGGAGTTCGAGGGTGCCGGGTTCGGGGTCGACGTCGGCGACGACGGGCGTCGGCACCCCGACCCGGCGTGCGGCGCTCGTGAGCCGGGCTTCCGCGCGGGTCCGTTCGCCGCGGAGCCGGTCGTCCAGGTCGGGATGGCGGTACGCCTTCGGCACGCGGCGCTTCACGACGCGGTCGCCCTCGATCGTCACGGTCGCCTCCGCGCCGCGGATCGTCCCCGCGGCCGCGGGGTCGCGGGCCACCGACCGCTCGCCCTCCCGCCAGGTCACCGCCACCTCGTCGGGGCGGAAGTTCGGGTCGACGGCCGACTCTTCGACGGCGATCGTATCGCCCGCGGCGTACATCTTCGCGCCCAGCACCGCGATCATCCCGGCGTTGTCCCGGAGAAAGCGGGGTTCGGGCGCGTGGAAGTCGGCGCCGCGCTGCTCGCACATCGATCGGAGCATCTCCCGGAGGCGGTCGTTCTGGGCGACGCCGCCGCCTAAAACCAGTTCGTCGGTTCCCGTCAGCGACAGCGCGCGCTCGGAAACCTCCGTCAGCATCGCAAAGACCGTCTCCTGGAGTCCGGCACAGACGTCCGCGACCGGCACGCCCTCGTCGACAGCATCCTTCGCGGCCGACGTGAGCCCCGAAAACGAGAAGTCCATCCCCTTGACCACGTACGGGAGGTCGTGGTACTCGCCATCGCGAGCGCACGTCTCGACCTTCGGGCCGCCCGGGTGGGACCATCCGAGGTGGCGCGTGAACTTGTCGATCGCGTTCCCGACGCCGGTGTCCATCGTCTCGCCGAGCACCCGATACCGGCCGTCGTGGTAGCCGAGCAGGTGGGCGTTGGCGCCCGAGGCGTTCAGACAGACCGGCGAATCGAACCCCGAGCGGTGCCGGCCGATCTCCAAGTGGGCGACCATGTGGTTGACGCCGACGAGCGGCACCGACAGCGTCTGCGAGAGGGCCCGCGCTGCGGTGCCGACCACCCGGAGACAGGGACCGAGGCCGGGGCCCCGGGAGAACGCGACGGCATCGATGTCCGGGGCGTCACTCTCGCCACTCTCGGCGGCAACGTCCAAGATCGCGGCGACGACCTCGGGGACGGCGTTCCCCATATGCTCGGCGGCCTCGCGGGGGTGGATCCCGCCGCTGTCGGGTTCGTAGGCGTCGGTCTCGACGTTGACCTCGTCGGTTCGGGCGTCGTACAGCGCCGCACTCGCGGCCCACGCGGTGCCCTCGAGTCCGACGATTCGCATCGAGAAGGAGCCGGTTCAGGCCTCTTCGGCGTCGGCGTCGGCTTCGATCTTGTTCCGGTCGAGCATATGCTCCTGCTCGATGTCGCGGGCGAAGTCCGGCGACTCGTAGACCTTCGCGTAGCCCACCGTCTTGCGCATCCCGAACTTGGTGTCGAGGTCGTGGACGACGACCTCGTCTGCGTCCTTGTTCAGTTTCGCCGCGAGGCTGTCGCGCACGGAGAGCCGCGAGGGGGTCGCCTCCTCGTGGGCGATCTCGAAGCGGACGTCGGACCGATGCAGCATCGGGTTGTCGTCCTCGGAGATGATGTCGATTTCCATCGTTCAGTTACTCTACCTTCCACCGGAAAGGAGTAAAAGGATTTCGTTCGAGGGAACACGGCCGTCCGGATGACTCGTCGGCGTCGGCCCTCGCGGCCGGCTCCGTCGCCCGCAACGTGGCGACGACGCTCCCGAGGAGTCCGATCACGCCGACCACAAGCGACGTGAGGACGATCGTTCCGGACTGCCCGTAGCCGCTCGCTTCGATCTGCACCGCCCACAGCATCAACACGGTACTGAACAGGAGGACGTCTCTCGGCAGGGACACACGCCGGATCGGCGCCGGAACGGGATTAAATCCCGCGGCTCCGTGCGCCGACTACGCGTCGACGCCGAGCGCTGCCAGTGCCCCGGCGACGTCGCCGTCCATCCGTTCGAGCAGCGACCGCATCTCTGCCTTCGTGTCCGGCGTGACCGCCACGCGGACCATCCCCTCGCCGGGCTGACCGTAGACGACCGTCGCCCCGAGCGGCGCGACGAGCACTGCGGGAAGCGTCGCGAGGTCCTCCTCGCCGTCGACCACGATCGTGACGGGGTCCGACTCCGAGTCGTGGTCGTCGACGGCGTCGGCAAGCGCGGAGAGCAGCGGCTCCCCGAGCGTCCCCGGAGCGTTTTCGACGTCGCGGCGGCGCTCGGGGTCCGACAGCGCCGCCCGGACCTCGTCGTCGACGGCCTCGCGTTCGGTCCGGCCGTCGATCACCGCGACCGCGGGCCGGAAGCCGGCCTCCCGGAGGTGGTAGGCCACGACGTCGCCGACCGCGATCACGGGGCGGCCGGCGTCAGAGAGCAGCGCGCCGGCGTCGGTGTAGACCGGGCCGAGCGGCTCTTTGAACGACTCGCGGAGGTCCGACGGCAGCGAGAGCATCGGGTCAGCGGACTTTCAGCGCGTAGCCGCCGGGCTCGGCGACGT comes from Halobellus ruber and encodes:
- a CDS encoding non-canonical purine NTP pyrophosphatase, with the protein product MLRYVTTNSGKVREAREYLDGVEQLDYDYTEVQASELGPIAAHGAREAYRHAGEPVVVDDSGLFVDGFDGFPGPYTAYVEHTLGIETVQRLAASELDAPQRAAFRCVLAYCDGDAFAATPDPVDRADRSAAAAAGAEDADGDGNDPAADDALPVKLFYGSVRGRLVEPRGDGGFGYDPIFEHDGRTLAEMSPAEKNAVSHRGRALAKFAEWFQNRSAGE
- a CDS encoding DUF5808 domain-containing protein, with amino-acid sequence MADKPKQGEILGIPYNFERPSIGRLLSSHWQPGNGMLVRKPFGIGYTLNLASWRSWVVLAVVGVLLWQENGAGDAEAEPDDGDEDDPVEVVVD
- a CDS encoding bifunctional N(6)-L-threonylcarbamoyladenine synthase/serine/threonine protein kinase — protein: MRIVGLEGTAWAASAALYDARTDEVNVETDAYEPDSGGIHPREAAEHMGNAVPEVVAAILDVAAESGESDAPDIDAVAFSRGPGLGPCLRVVGTAARALSQTLSVPLVGVNHMVAHLEIGRHRSGFDSPVCLNASGANAHLLGYHDGRYRVLGETMDTGVGNAIDKFTRHLGWSHPGGPKVETCARDGEYHDLPYVVKGMDFSFSGLTSAAKDAVDEGVPVADVCAGLQETVFAMLTEVSERALSLTGTDELVLGGGVAQNDRLREMLRSMCEQRGADFHAPEPRFLRDNAGMIAVLGAKMYAAGDTIAVEESAVDPNFRPDEVAVTWREGERSVARDPAAAGTIRGAEATVTIEGDRVVKRRVPKAYRHPDLDDRLRGERTRAEARLTSAARRVGVPTPVVADVDPEPGTLELRRVGSDDLAAGVTPDRCRAVGRHLATIHGAGFVHGDPTTRNVRIGDGDDEVFLIDFGLGYYTDHVEDHAMDLHVFRGSVAGTATDPEPLLSAFEAGYAEAGDDDVLARLREIEGRGRYQG
- a CDS encoding 30S ribosomal protein S24e; the protein is MEIDIISEDDNPMLHRSDVRFEIAHEEATPSRLSVRDSLAAKLNKDADEVVVHDLDTKFGMRKTVGYAKVYESPDFARDIEQEHMLDRNKIEADADAEEA
- a CDS encoding GTP-dependent dephospho-CoA kinase family protein, with protein sequence MLSLPSDLRESFKEPLGPVYTDAGALLSDAGRPVIAVGDVVAYHLREAGFRPAVAVIDGRTEREAVDDEVRAALSDPERRRDVENAPGTLGEPLLSALADAVDDHDSESDPVTIVVDGEEDLATLPAVLVAPLGATVVYGQPGEGMVRVAVTPDTKAEMRSLLERMDGDVAGALAALGVDA